A single Thermus hydrothermalis DNA region contains:
- a CDS encoding FeoA family protein, with amino-acid sequence MYPLSQLSPGRRARVLQVAPERRRLLALGLRPGALVEVLLQAPLGDPLEVRAGEAFLLLRKEEAQAVMVEALEEA; translated from the coding sequence ATGTATCCCCTTTCCCAGCTTTCTCCCGGCCGACGCGCCCGCGTGCTCCAGGTGGCACCTGAGCGCCGCCGCCTCCTCGCCCTAGGTCTCCGTCCCGGAGCCCTCGTGGAGGTCCTGCTCCAGGCCCCCCTAGGCGACCCCCTGGAGGTACGGGCGGGGGAGGCCTTCTTGCTCCTGCGCAAAGAAGAGGCGCAAGCGGTGATGGTGGAGGCCTTAGAAGAAGCATGA
- a CDS encoding Crp/Fnr family transcriptional regulator — translation MDLSQVPLFRELDPKDLEALAREARPRPLRKGEVLFLEGEPVRALFVVQKGLIKVYKLDPEGRKQVVLHVEGPARVLAEVALFLERPTYPASAEALEESQVLAIPKEAFFRLVEERPPLARALIRYLARRQGQLLHLLDRLVFHEVRERLCEFLLEELRAKGQGFPLPTNPELAALLGTVPEAVSRNLGELYRRGLIRLSGRKVEIPNPKALEEEIS, via the coding sequence ATGGACCTCTCCCAAGTACCCCTCTTCCGCGAGCTGGACCCCAAGGACCTGGAAGCCCTGGCCCGGGAAGCCCGACCCCGCCCCCTGCGAAAGGGGGAGGTGCTCTTTCTGGAGGGGGAGCCCGTCCGGGCCCTCTTTGTGGTGCAAAAGGGGCTCATCAAGGTCTACAAGCTAGACCCCGAGGGCAGGAAGCAGGTGGTCCTCCACGTGGAGGGGCCCGCTCGAGTCCTGGCCGAGGTGGCCCTTTTCCTGGAACGGCCCACCTACCCCGCCAGCGCCGAGGCCCTGGAAGAAAGCCAGGTCCTGGCCATCCCCAAGGAGGCCTTCTTCCGCCTGGTGGAGGAAAGACCCCCCCTGGCCCGGGCCCTGATCCGCTACCTGGCCCGCCGGCAAGGCCAGCTCCTCCACCTCCTGGACCGCCTGGTCTTCCACGAGGTGCGGGAGAGGCTCTGCGAGTTTTTGCTGGAGGAGTTGCGGGCAAAGGGCCAGGGCTTCCCCTTGCCCACCAACCCCGAGCTCGCCGCCCTTTTGGGCACCGTGCCCGAGGCGGTTTCCCGCAACCTGGGGGAGCTTTACCGGCGGGGGCTGATCCGCCTTTCCGGCCGGAAGGTGGAAATCCCTAACCCCAAGGCGCTAGAGGAGGAGATCTCGTGA
- a CDS encoding GAF domain-containing protein: MRPLVRLRLTAEGLAEVLEADPSLGLEGRGPCAELVQGQDPFGRPLCARCPVQRELKRGAYRASTPLLLKGKRFRCQGYRENGGYLVELYPERAEPPDLLLELSRLTQHLLRHPEAFPNALESFLGVLRQGLGMDAAELFLADPEGHHLILTAYEGLHREAFLEKPWFHLGEGYPGIVALHREPLFTHTLQQDPRYLRQKVKQLGYQTYICYPLELPHGLIGVLNLAARNPELDHQEALEALSRIAPLFASTLYTLLTRLGEVGLLALGERLYRGEVAEARHTFLQALKRLAQATGVRLVTPGGERMELGLVPPCAMRDCPAWRGEVVGLKNGLPHCPEAEGRPRICLPLWAKGQVVAVGTLFHARPPKPPTGPAAPALWFSRLATLLLFPQNGARELDLEVYALGGFRLYFRGKELSPKDFGRTGAYRLFKFLLANKDRALYVDDLAEAFFPELEPERARQEVYALVYHLRKALPGIVEREGEYYRLRLPERRFLDFERFEELMRKADLEDGLSAFKTLRQALELYKGPLFGDDPYGEWAEAERTYLQERALSGLLRLGDLAEALGYREVAKEAYARALKLEPFLQEAKRRLDALKG; encoded by the coding sequence ATGCGGCCTCTAGTCCGGCTTAGGCTCACCGCCGAAGGGTTGGCCGAGGTCCTGGAGGCGGACCCCTCCTTGGGCCTGGAAGGCCGAGGCCCCTGCGCCGAGCTGGTGCAGGGCCAAGATCCCTTTGGCCGCCCCTTGTGCGCCCGTTGCCCGGTGCAGCGGGAGCTGAAACGGGGCGCTTACCGGGCCAGCACCCCTCTTCTCCTCAAGGGGAAGCGGTTTCGCTGCCAGGGCTACCGGGAAAACGGCGGGTACCTGGTGGAGCTCTACCCCGAGCGGGCTGAACCCCCGGATCTACTCCTGGAGCTTTCCCGGCTCACCCAGCACCTCCTGCGTCACCCGGAAGCCTTCCCCAACGCCTTGGAAAGCTTCCTAGGCGTCTTGCGCCAGGGGTTGGGCATGGACGCCGCCGAGCTCTTCCTCGCCGACCCCGAGGGACACCACCTGATCCTCACCGCTTATGAGGGGCTACACCGGGAAGCGTTTTTGGAGAAACCATGGTTTCACCTGGGCGAGGGATACCCGGGAATCGTGGCCCTCCATCGGGAACCCCTCTTCACCCACACTCTGCAGCAAGACCCCCGGTACCTGCGGCAAAAGGTGAAGCAGCTGGGCTACCAGACCTACATCTGCTACCCCCTGGAGCTTCCCCACGGCCTCATCGGCGTGCTCAACCTAGCGGCGCGGAACCCGGAACTGGACCACCAGGAGGCCCTCGAGGCCCTTTCCCGCATTGCTCCTCTTTTCGCCAGCACCCTCTACACCCTCCTCACCCGCCTGGGCGAGGTGGGGCTTTTGGCCCTAGGGGAACGCCTCTACCGGGGGGAGGTTGCTGAGGCCCGGCACACCTTCCTCCAGGCGCTCAAACGGCTCGCCCAGGCCACCGGGGTAAGGCTGGTGACCCCCGGCGGCGAGCGGATGGAGCTGGGGCTCGTCCCCCCGTGCGCCATGCGGGACTGCCCCGCCTGGCGCGGGGAGGTGGTGGGCCTGAAAAACGGCCTTCCCCACTGCCCCGAAGCGGAAGGGAGGCCCAGGATCTGCTTGCCCCTTTGGGCCAAGGGGCAAGTGGTGGCCGTGGGCACCTTGTTTCACGCCCGTCCGCCCAAGCCCCCCACCGGCCCTGCCGCTCCCGCCTTGTGGTTTTCCCGGCTCGCTACCCTCCTCCTCTTTCCTCAAAACGGGGCGCGGGAGCTTGACCTGGAGGTCTACGCCCTGGGAGGCTTCCGCCTCTACTTCCGCGGCAAGGAGCTCTCCCCCAAGGACTTTGGCCGCACCGGGGCTTACCGCCTCTTCAAGTTCCTTTTGGCCAACAAGGACCGGGCCCTCTACGTGGATGACCTGGCCGAAGCCTTCTTCCCCGAGTTGGAGCCCGAGCGGGCCCGGCAGGAAGTTTACGCCCTCGTTTACCATCTGCGCAAGGCCTTGCCCGGCATCGTGGAGCGGGAGGGGGAGTATTACCGCCTGCGCCTCCCGGAGCGGCGCTTCCTGGACTTTGAGCGTTTTGAGGAGCTCATGCGTAAAGCGGACCTAGAGGATGGGCTTTCCGCCTTCAAAACCCTCCGCCAGGCCCTGGAGCTTTACAAAGGCCCCCTATTCGGCGACGACCCCTACGGGGAGTGGGCGGAGGCGGAACGGACTTACCTCCAAGAAAGGGCCCTTTCCGGCCTGCTGCGCCTAGGGGACCTGGCCGAGGCCCTAGGCTACAGGGAAGTGGCCAAGGAAGCTTACGCCCGCGCCTTAAAGTTGGAGCCCTTCCTTCAGGAAGCCAAAAGGCGCCTCGATGCCCTGAAGGGGTGA